The Armatimonadota bacterium genomic sequence CGCGGACATCATCATCACCTACCACGCGCCGGAGGCAGCGAGGTGGCTGCGCGCATGACCCTGGACCTGACCGACAAGGCGATGCTGCTACGGCTGCAGGCCGGCTTCCCGCTGCACCCGCGGCCGTATCGAATGTTGGGCGACGCGTTGGGCCTGACCGAGCAGGAAACCATGCAGCGCGTGCAGCGCCTCAAGGAAGAGGGTTATATCCGCGCCGTGCGCGCAACCTTCGACGTCGAACGCATGGGCGCGGTCAGCACCCTGGTTGCGTGCAGCGTGGAGCCGCAGCGGATCGAGGAAGTCGCTTCCGCCCTCAACCGGCACCCGGAGATCACCCACAACTACGAGCGCGCACACCGCTACAACCTGTGGTTCACCATCATCGCCGAGTCGCGCGCCCGGATTGATGAGATCCTCCAGGAAACGCGGGAACTGGAAGGCGTGACCGCGGTGGCGGAGCTGCCGACGACACGCCGGTTCAAGATTTCGGCCATCTTCGATGCCAGGCAACGATGACGAGCGCACCGCGCGCCTGCGCCAGGCGGCGCAGGACGACTTGCCGGTGGCGCCGGAGCCCTTCAAGGCGCTCGCCGCGCGGCATGACGTGGGGGAGCAGGAGTTGCTTGATGCCCTGCGCGAGTGGCTGCGCAGCGGGATCATGCGGCGCTACGGCGCCCTGGTCAGTCATCGCCAGCTCGGCTTCGCCTACAACGCAATGGTAGTGTGGCACGTGCCGCCGGAGCGGGTCGAAGAGATTGGGCGCCGGTTCGCCGAGGATCCCGATATCACGCACTGCTATGAACGTCCCCCGGCGCCGGAGTTCCCCTACAACCTCTACACCATGATCCACACCCGTACCGAGGAGGAATGCCGTCATAAGATCGCCCACCTGTCCGGCGTCCTCGATTTGCCCGCCTGCCAGGTGCTGGTTTCGACGCGCGAATTCAAGAAATCGAGCCCCAACTACGGCGGCGCTCCGGGCGACCAACCGCGGGTGG encodes the following:
- a CDS encoding Lrp/AsnC family transcriptional regulator, which translates into the protein MPGNDDERTARLRQAAQDDLPVAPEPFKALAARHDVGEQELLDALREWLRSGIMRRYGALVSHRQLGFAYNAMVVWHVPPERVEEIGRRFAEDPDITHCYERPPAPEFPYNLYTMIHTRTEEECRHKIAHLSGVLDLPACQVLVSTREFKKSSPNYGGAPGDQPRVGEEDEEDA
- a CDS encoding Lrp/AsnC family transcriptional regulator, which codes for MTLDLTDKAMLLRLQAGFPLHPRPYRMLGDALGLTEQETMQRVQRLKEEGYIRAVRATFDVERMGAVSTLVACSVEPQRIEEVASALNRHPEITHNYERAHRYNLWFTIIAESRARIDEILQETRELEGVTAVAELPTTRRFKISAIFDARQR